A genome region from Verrucomicrobiota bacterium includes the following:
- a CDS encoding LbtU family siderophore porin: MMKRTVLIGAVALAVVLAPAVGRAFTTSELEAAGLSFVGYFELLLEHQMADAADKTDLTISSAEFGAVYAPDDWASVHVLLHYDQGIDATKLWEGFVELGGTETVPVIVKAGRFFLPLGGYSSLFCQDPLCSAPLSKVITETKEEAIQVGYAYGLVQFKAGIANGDVQEIGSDDDLNLYYGNVEMTPMEGVTLGLAYTSDVANSDTISGLVPEEGIVHQVPGVSAFAIYEQGPFYARLDYVTATKRFALADLDTDADGVGDEPSAWAIVLAYDVTEQITLGAMYGQADEFVIDEQYGLAVNYTVYSGVVVGVEYVHGLLCCGPDSDTIQGRLKVSF; the protein is encoded by the coding sequence ATGATGAAACGGACTGTGTTGATTGGGGCCGTGGCGCTTGCCGTGGTCCTGGCGCCGGCCGTCGGCCGGGCGTTCACCACCAGCGAGCTCGAGGCCGCAGGCCTGAGCTTCGTCGGCTACTTCGAGCTGCTGCTCGAGCACCAGATGGCCGACGCGGCCGACAAGACCGATCTGACGATCTCGTCGGCCGAGTTCGGCGCCGTCTATGCGCCTGACGATTGGGCCTCGGTCCACGTGCTGCTGCACTACGACCAGGGCATCGACGCGACGAAGCTCTGGGAAGGCTTTGTCGAGCTCGGCGGCACGGAGACAGTGCCGGTCATTGTCAAGGCGGGACGGTTCTTCCTGCCGCTCGGTGGCTACTCGTCGTTGTTCTGTCAGGATCCGCTGTGCTCGGCGCCGCTGTCGAAGGTGATCACCGAGACGAAGGAGGAGGCGATCCAGGTCGGCTACGCCTATGGGCTTGTGCAGTTCAAGGCGGGCATCGCCAACGGCGATGTGCAGGAGATCGGCAGCGACGACGACCTGAACCTGTACTACGGCAATGTTGAGATGACGCCGATGGAAGGTGTCACGCTTGGTCTTGCCTATACGTCGGACGTCGCCAACAGCGACACGATCTCGGGGCTGGTGCCCGAGGAAGGCATCGTGCATCAGGTGCCGGGCGTGTCGGCGTTCGCGATCTATGAGCAGGGGCCGTTCTATGCGCGGCTCGACTATGTGACGGCGACGAAGCGCTTTGCGCTGGCCGACCTGGACACGGACGCCGACGGCGTCGGCGACGAGCCGAGCGCCTGGGCGATCGTGCTCGCCTACGACGTGACGGAGCAGATCACGCTGGGTGCGATGTACGGCCAGGCCGACGAGTTCGTGATCGACGAGCAGTACGGCCTCGCCGTGAATTATACAGTTTACAGCGGGGTGGTCGTGGGCGTTGAGTATGTCCATGGCCTGCTGTGCTGCGGCCCGGATTCGGATACGATCCAGGGCCGCCTCAAGGTCAGCTTCTAA